The window CCGCGAGGTCTCCTCCGCGAGGGGCAGCACGTCCAGCCGCCGGTTCGGGCAGATGGCGGCCCAGGGGCACGCCGACACATTGCGCGTGACGTCGCCGCAGCCGTGGAAGGAGGTCATGCCCGCCGCATGGAGGTCGCGCAGCACCCGGGGCAGGTCCCGGAGCTGGAGACGGTGGAACTGCGCGCACTGGCGCGTGGTGAAGGAAATCAGGCCCGTTGCGTAGCTTTCCGAGAGCCGCGCCAGCGCGCGCGCGCGCACCGAGGTAATGCGCCCGCCGGGGATGACCACGCGCATCATGTGGTTGCCCGGCTGCCGCGACTGGTAGATGCCGTACCACTTGGCGATGGACAGCTCCTCGCGGGCCATGGACCCCTTGCGGGCCATCTCATCGAAGTCCAGAACGAACCCCGCGTCCTTGATGATTTCCTCGTCGCTACGGAGACGTTTTTCCAGTTTTCGCTGCATGGCCACCTCGCGTTAAACGCCCGCGCGCGGCCCCGACGGGTCGCGCGCCCCAGTTTCCGCCATTATACCCGACACAGCCCCCCGCGTCGGCGCTGGAGGACGACCGCACGGGGCCGTTCTTGTTTTTTCGGGCGTCCCGCGTGACTCCGGACCCGCGCATGCGGTATAACATGCGACCATTCCCCCCGCGGACAACACCGGAGAAGGAGCGTCATGGGCCGGAACACCGTTCATTTCAAATGCCATCACTGCGACCACTGCTGCCGCGACGTCGTGTGCCTGCCCACGCCGTGGGACGTGCTCCGCATCGCCCTGACCACGGGGCAGGACCCCCACGACTTCCTGGAGTTCCTCACACCCGACGAGATCACGGGCGTCGCCAAGAACGACCCCGCCTGGCTGCTGGCCGGCGGACAGAAGCACATGATGGCCCTGCGCCGCACGGCCAAACGGGGGTGCCACTTCCTGGACCGGAAGACGGGCTTCTGCGGCATCTACGACGCGCGCCCCATCCTCTGCCGGCTCTATCCCTTCAAGCTCCAGGAAACCCGCGACGGGGACTTCCGCGGCTTCACGCTCCACAAGGACGTGGGCTGCCCCCGCCACCGCGACGGCGTCTACGACACCGGCCCCCTTTACGACCTCTACCTCAACGACCGCATGCACCATGAGGACTACGACACGATGGTCGAGGCCTTCAACCGGAAGGACCGCCCCGGCCGGGAGCCGCAGGAGTTCCTGGACCTGTTCATCGAGGTCGTCGTGGAGGGGTAGGGCCATCCGACCGATCGGTCGGATTTGTCGGGCCATCGGACCGATCGGACCGATCCGACGGATCCGACCGATCCGACCGGTCCGACTTGCCCCTTCGCGCCGCCTGCCGGCCTTGCCCTCCCCCCCCTCCGTCCCTATAATGGACGGTTCCGGCAATTGTGCCGGAGGCCCCTTGGCGGGGCCGCGCCGCCTGGTTGCGGTGACCAACCGGAAAAGGAGGACGGAGCCATGCCCAAGAGCCTGTACATCAAGGACGACTTTCTGCTGACGAACGAGCCCGCCCGGCAGCTGTTCCATGAGTTTGCCCGGGAACTCCCCATCATTGACTATCACTGCCACCTGC is drawn from Candidatus Hydrogenedentota bacterium and contains these coding sequences:
- a CDS encoding YkgJ family cysteine cluster protein, which produces MGRNTVHFKCHHCDHCCRDVVCLPTPWDVLRIALTTGQDPHDFLEFLTPDEITGVAKNDPAWLLAGGQKHMMALRRTAKRGCHFLDRKTGFCGIYDARPILCRLYPFKLQETRDGDFRGFTLHKDVGCPRHRDGVYDTGPLYDLYLNDRMHHEDYDTMVEAFNRKDRPGREPQEFLDLFIEVVVEG